From the genome of Glycine max cultivar Williams 82 chromosome 2, Glycine_max_v4.0, whole genome shotgun sequence, one region includes:
- the LOC102665640 gene encoding uncharacterized protein, which translates to MTSQAAKEIADKIDSLEEQSRQGSIVPSGRDDILNMAIGRPEHPGRVRGAGTGVTITQYFGPSSRRSTTSSNITVEQLADIIGNLKEEWQRQAEQENIKREEVWMRRVEEEKQRNMDTFKGQIQEAIKLELSQIASQHSAPLQPNDIQVLAARVSTKGSCAAAETNSLAKKPFELNGDNVGLHVTIENSNKLVAVGKRCDNFGTIHNMPYADDVVRVSVAEVIFGDAEVPIPTSEIKFVKEALGSFVPWPTHLVKPILPEEAEKDVSSPLKTVEEEKAAEVIDPLGELVKNLFDIYQRPVEVSWDGAKFGINNVKDGFFITHVDVSEIILGDKCLNISILQLWLMFIHDWSVSIGYGALYGFLEPQCIHNASSRRQECENYIGRWLKEAGKQIYIAPYLNQAHWQLLVLCPGDNVVVWFFSLKKKPDAAIKGAVNSAMKSVTKTAEGKPPQHGPQWIEAKSHVQTGNYECGYYVMQWIWCIISGGLKDDWIHWFSNRSPLTEETMTTLRHKWAAYFIQMKKCEPRKNLIT; encoded by the exons ATGACATCTCAAGCCGCCAAAGAAATTGCTGACAAAATT GACTCTTTGGAAGAGCAAAGCAGGCAGGGCAGCATTGTGCCTTCGGGACGTGACGATATTTTGAACATGGCTATTGGAAGACCGGAGCATCCTGGTCGTGTACGTGGGGCTGGGACAGGGGTTACAATTACGCAGTACTTTGGTCCATCATCGCGTCGGTCTACCACTTCATCAAACATCACTGTAGAACAGTTGGCTGATATAATTGGTAACCTAAAAGAAGAATGGCAAAGACAGGCTGAACAAGAAAACATTAAAAGAGAGGAGGTGTGGATGAGGAGGGTAGAAGAGGAAAAACAGCGCAATATGGACACATTTAAAGGACAAATACAAGAAGCTATCAAGTTGGAGTTGTCACAAATTGCATCACAACATTCAGCCCCACTTCAGCCAAATGATATACAAGTATTAGCAGCAAGGGTAAGCACGAAGGGAAGTTGTGCAGCAGCAGAGACAAATTCATTAGCTAAAAAACCCTTTGAGTTGAATGGTGACAACGTCGGGCTGCATGTAACCATTGAGAACTCCAACAAATTAGTGGCAGTGGGCAAACGGTGCGACAATTTTGGCACCATCCACAACATGCCCTATGCTGATGATGTTGTTCGCGTGAGTGTGGCGGAAGTTATTTTCGGTGATGCGGAGGTTCCAATCCCTACATCAGAAATAAAGTTTGTCAAAGAAGCTTTAGGTAGTTTTGTTCCATGGCCAACACATTTGGTCAAACCCATCTTGCCTGAG GAAGCAGAGAAGGATGTGAGCTCACCATTGAAGACTGTTGAGGAGGAAAAGGCAGCTGAGGTTATTGATCCATTGGGAGAGTTGGTAAAGAACTTGTTCGACATTTACCAAAGGCCTGTTGAGGTGTCATGGGATGGTGCTAAATTTGGGATCAATAATGTCAAAGATGGCTTCTTCATCACACATGTTGATGTGAGCGAGATAATATTAGGAGACAAGTGTTTAAACATCTCCATTCTACAGCTATGGCTTAT GTTTATTCATGATTGGAGTGTGAGCATTGGTTATGGAGCATTGTATGGGTTCCTTGAACCTCAGTGTATCCACAATGCAAGCAGTAGACGTCAAGAGTGTGAAAATTACATTGGAAGGTGGTTGAAGGAAGCAGGAAAACAAATTTACATAGCACCTTATTTAAACCA GGCCCATTGGCAGCTCCTTGTATTGTGCCCAGGCGACAATGTAGTGGTTTGgtttttttctttgaagaagaaGCCGGATGCTGCCATCAAGGGTGCAGTAAACAG TGCAATGAAATCAGTCACCAAAACTGCAGAGGGAAAGCCACCTCAGCATGGGCCTCAGTGGATTGAAGCAAAG AGTCATGTTCAAACAGGAAATTATGAGTGTGGATACTATGTTATGCAATGGATATGGTGCATCATAAGTGGTGGATTGAAGGATGACTGGATTCAC TGGTTTTCTAATCGATCACCGCTAACAGAAGAGACCATGACCACACTCCGGCATAAATGGGCGGCATATTTTATCCAAATGAAGAAATGCGAACCAAGAAAAAATTTGATAACTTAG